A window of Helicobacter pylori genomic DNA:
CTCTCGGTATTGTTGGTAAAGCCTTAAAAAATCGCCTGTAATCGCATCGTCTCTTTTAAAGCCATTGGTGTTTAAATTAGCTAAATTATTAGAGGTTAAATCCAAGCGGTTAAATTGCGTGGCCATTGCTCCTGCGGCCGCATAATACCCATTTTGCATGCAATAATCCTTTTAAATGCAAAATTATAGCAAAAATTAAACAAGAACCAATTTATTCCAAATAGGTTTTTTTAGGGAATATGATAACCATAACCATAAAAATAATAATGCTCAACATGACATAGCCCACAAACCCCACTTCAAAACCATGTTGTTTGAATTCTAACGCTATATAGCTCGCACTCCCCCCAAAAAGTGCATTTGCAATCGCATAAGCCAGGCCCACGCCAAGCGCTCGCACATGTTCAGGGAATAATTCCGCCTTAATGACCCCAGCAATACAAGTGTAAAAACTCATCGCACTCAATGCAAGCATTTCATAAAATAGGGCTTCATACACGCTAGTGGCATGCTTGATACCATAAAAGACAAGGGGCGTTACAATAAGCCCTGCGATAGCAAAAACCATCAACATTTGGGTGCGTTTGATCCTGTCTGCAAGCATCCCGCATAAGGGCTGTAAGAATATAAAATAACTGAGCGCTAAAAGCATGATAAAACTGCTTTCTTTAGGGCTAAATGACGAACTATTAGTTAAAAAGATTTTTAAATACACCGTAAAAGTATAGAAACACAAACTCCCTCCCATAGTTAGCCCAAAGACTATCATTAAGGCTTTTTTATGGTGGAGCAATTCCTTTAAACTGCCCCTTTCTTTTTGGGGAGCTGTTTCGCTATCCATAGTTTCTTCCATGATATTTCTTAAAAAGAGCGAGAGTAAGGCTAATATACCCCCTAAAGCGAATAAATAACGCCAAGCGAACGCGCTGATTTGCTCATGCGTGTAAATATTTTCAACGATAAAAAGTGAAAAAATGGCTAAGAGTTGCCCTCCAACCAGAGTTATGTATTGAAAAGAGCCATAAAAACCTTTTTTGCCATTCTTGCCCAATTCAGAGAGATAAGTGGCGACCACGCCATATTCGCCTCCCACGCTAAAGCCTTGCAAAAGCCTGGCTAACAATAAAAATAAAAACGCCCATTCCCCTACGACTTCTTTAGTGGGGAGCAATGCCAGCATGAAAGAGCCTAGCGCCATAAGGATAATAGAATACACCATAGAGGTTTTACGCCCCTTTTTATCCCCCAATTTACCAAAAAACAAACTCCCCAAAGGGCGCATGAAAAACCCTAGCATGAAAACTAAAAAAGCTGAGATTAGCGCTAAAGTAGGGTCATTAGTGTGGGTAAATTCCTTAGCAAAATAAGGGGCAAGGAATGCATAAGCGTAAAAGTCATACCATTCCACTAAATTGCCTGAACTAGCGGCTAAAAGAGATTTTAAGGGTTTTTTGGTGGCGGGTTGGGGATTCATGGCTATCCTTGAATATGAAATTTTTAGGTAATTTTACTAATAGTTAGGGAATACACCAACAACATTTGATGAATCAATAAAAGGATTATGGCGTTTGTGTCATTAGGAAAATCATTAAAAGATCGCTCCCGTATCATTCTATTTATAAAACTAATTTTCTTTAATGGCAAAAGAGAGGTTTTAAAACTCCCTCATTTTTTATTCCACTTCACTTTCCTTAATGGATTTGACATTCAAAGTCCTCCCGTCTTTTGAGGTAGGGATTTTTAGGCTTCCCTCTTTTAATTTTTCTGCCAATTTTTTCAACAACGGGTTTTGGAAATTGTAGTTTACGATTTCCCAGTTATGCTCCAATTCAGGGGTTACTTTCGCGCCTTTTTCTTCAGTGATGTATTTGATAATCAACTCTCGTATTTGCCCGCCATCTTGCAACTCATCGTAAGAATCATAATACCTGTCAGCGTTTGTAACCAATTGCAATGCCGACAATGTCCCGAATCGGTAATTATTGATCGCTAATTTGTATTTCGCTTTGGGATCAATGGGTTTTCCGTTAATTGTTGGATTAATAATCCTTTGTCCAGCGGGTTTTGTAACATCAACCTGATATTTCACGCCAGAAAACATATCAAAATTATAGCCACGAATGTTTTCATCAAAACTGATTGTCAAATCGCCTAGTTGCAACTGATTGTAAAATCTATATGACCATTCCATGTATTTTAATAGATTTTCACCCGTTATATGCACTCCAATGAGCGTGTTGGTGAATTTGTAAATGAACGCAACATCTTTCCTTCTAAAAGGCCCTTTTTTCAAATTTGCACCAAAATTGAATAAGGCTGCTGCCGAAACATCGGCTTTGGCGTAATATTTTTGCACTTTGTTAATCAATGTGATAATAGGTGTTTCTTGCAATGCGGCGGTTGGCATCGTGGTGATTTTTGCCTCTCCTGTGATAAAATCAGGCCTGTCAATAAAGGTTTTTGTGACTTCTCCAACCACTTCATTAGCGTATTCTTTTGATTTTTGATCCACGTATTCATATTTTTTCGCCAATTCTTCATCTTCTGGCACATCTTTTGTGGATAAATTTTCAGTCGTTATAGTTTTTTTCTTTGTTTTGGTGTCAAATACAACCACCCCTTTTGCAAGATAAGCCCCATACGCTCCAGGCTCAATGGTATGCACTTTTCCCATTTTTGTGTTATAAACCGCATGTTCATGCCCTGCAAAAATAATGTCAAATTGCGGGAATTTTTTCGCTAAATCAGGTATCCCATCGCCACCTTTCTCATCTTCTCGCCCTAAATGAAAAGCGCCAATCAAAATGTCATATTTCCCTTTTAATTCTTTCAAAGTCTTTTTTAACGCTTCTTTGGCACTCAAAAACTCCAATCCTGCAAAATGTTCAGGCGTAGAGGCTTCCCAAGTGGGGACATGCGGCACCAAATACCCCACGATCGCCACCCTCACGCCATCAATGTTTTTAATAAGATAAGGCTTCACAAACGACTTATTGTCCGCAGTTTTAATAATATTCGCATTCACAACATCGCCATTAAACCCCTTAATATTCTTTTCCAAAAAACTTTTGCTAAAATTAAACTCGTGATTGCCAAGCACACGAATATCAAATTTCAAATCGTTTTCGGCTCGAACTAACGGATGGATAGGCTCATCATTAAACAACTCTGCACTATTACCCTGCAACAAATCCCCGCTATCAATCAAAATCACATGTTTATTTTCAGCTCTTTGCTTTTTGATTAAAGTCGCAATCCTTGTCAAACCATTATTGGGTTTTTGTTCCCCCACGGCATAATCATACGAAAAAAGCCGCCCATGAATGTCTGAAGTTTCCAAAAACACTATTTTCACTTCTTTGGCAAATACCGAAAGCGTCAGCGCTAAAAAGATGGCTAAAATCAATTTTTTCATTAAGATTTTCCTATAAAAGATATTCATCATATTATTTTTACATAATATTAACACTGATACGATGATTTCACATTGACATTTTAACGCCTAAAGGCGTTTTATCAACTATTCTTATAGCTAAAGTTAGGAGTTTATGGCGTTAGTGTTGTAAAATTTCTCTGTTGCCTTTGGCGTTTCTTGGGGATAGAAAGCCTTGAGCTTCTAATTCATCGGTAATGGTGGCGGCTTGGTTGTAGCCGATTTTTAATTGTCGTTGTAAAAAACTCGTAGAAGTGATCTTTTTTTCTAAAATCACCGCTTTAGCCCTTTCTAGCATGTCATCACCTTGATAGCTAGATGCGTCTAAAGGCATGCGCGATTCTTCTAAAAGGAAATCTTTATCGTATTCTACTTCTTTTTGGGCTTTAATAAAATCCACGATTTTTTTGATTTCATCTTCAGTGGCAAAGGGGGCATGCAAGCGCACTAACCCGTTCGCGCCAGGGGGGGTGAAGAGCATATCGCCCCTTCCTAGTAAGCTTTGCGCCCCATCGGTGTCTAAAATCACTTTAGAATCAATTTTAGTGCCTACCCTAAAACTCACCCTTGAAGGCAAGTTGGTTTTAATCAAACCGGTCACGACATCCACGCTTGGGCGTTGGGTCGCTACAATGAGGTGCAAGCCGCTCGCTCGCCCCATTTGAGCGATTCTAGCGATAGGGAACTCCGCTTCTTTGCCCCCTGTCATCATCAAATCCGCTAATTCATCAATCACTACAATCAAATAGGGGAACGCTTCAACGCCATTGTTTTTAGCTTGCTCATTATAAGAATCAATGGTTTTAACCTTGTATTCGCTCATTAAAGAGTATCGGTGCTCCATTTCTTTAGCCACGCTTTGCAAAGCCCCTATAGCTTTTTTAGGGTCAGTGATGATGGGCGTGAGTAAATGAGGAATGTCTGCATAAATGCTAAATTCTACCATTTTGGGATCGATCATCACTAATTTGAGTTGCTCAGGGGGGTTTTTATAAAGTAAGGATAAAATCATTGCATTCACGCCCACGCTCTTACCGCTTCCTGTCGTGCCGGCGATGAGTAAGTGGGGGAGCTTTTTTAAATCCGTGATGAAAGGGTTACCCACAATGTCTTTGCCTAAAGCGAGAGTTAAAGGCGAGCTGGATTTTTGAAACAACTCGCTCTCTAAAACTTCTCTTAAATAAATAATTTGGCTTTGGCTATTAGGGATTTCAATACCAACGACATCCTTACCTTTAATAGGGGCTTGAATGCGAATGGATTCAGCGCATAAAGTCATCGCTAAATCATCGCTCAATCCTAAAATACGGCTCACCTTAACATTAGGGGCTGGGCGGAATTCAAAGGTGGTTACAATAGGGCCTGAATAAGTGCGGATAATATCGCCATCAATTTTAAAGGTGCGCAGCTTGCTCAATAGATCTTGGATTTTTTGATCGATCTCGTTTTCATCTAAAGAAGTGTCCTTCAAACAAACCGCATTCAATAATTGCGTGGTAGGAAGTTCATAATTGTTGGGTTTTTCCACTTCGCCATAATCCAATCCGTCTAATATTTCTTTATTTTCGCTCAATTCTTTAACCATAACGGGTTTTTTAGCGCTTGTGGGGGTTAAGTGAGAGTTTGGGGCATTTTCTGGCTCTTTTTCTTTCATGTTTTCTTTCATGTTTTCTTTCATGTTTTCTTTCATGTTTTCTTTCATGTTTTCTTTCATGTTTTCTTTTGGGGGGGTTTCGTCTATGTTTTCTTTTATGTTTTCTTTTTTAGGGTTTTCTTGTGGATCGTCTTTTGTTGGGGGGTTAGTGGGGGTTTTTTGGTTAGGATTTTCTACTTGGTTGCCATTTTTTGTGCTGGGTGCATGCGTGGGTGTGGTAGGCGTAATGGGCGTAAAAGTTTGGGGCGTGGGTTCTCTTTCTTTAGTTTCTTGTTGGGGTTCTTTTAAAGGGGGGGTAGTGGGGTTAAACCAATCATCAAGTCGGTTTCTTTTAGGGTAAATGGTGTAAGTGGGGGGGTGAGAGGAGATTTGAACCAAGCCTTCTTGCGGCTCTAAAGCGTTTAAGGTCGTGTTATAGGGGGTAGGGATCGCTAAAAACGATTCTTCGTTGGGGGTGTTGTGGTTTAAGGTTTCATTGCTAGAGTTTTCTTTGGGGCTTTCTTTGGGATTTTCTTTGTCGTCTTGGGTTTCTTTTTTTTGAAAATCTGGCGAGGTTTTTTCAAAATCCTCTTTTTTGGGGGTAAAATCAAGGTTAAAAGCCTGCAAGCATTGTTGATAAATCTCTTTTAAAAGGTTTTGTGTTTTATTGATATAAGGATAAAAAACGCTTTTAGGGGGCAGTTTGAATAAAATCAAATAAGAGATGACTAGCATGAGTATTATAAGCGCATAAAGCCCAAAATCCCCTATAAAAGGGCGTAAAAACAAACGCGCGCTGTTGCCGATTTCCCCTTGATTCAAAAGGCTAGACTGCAAAAAAAGCAAAGACAAAATGCCTAATAGATGCCCTAAAGTTTTTTCTAAAACGATTTCTGTAAAAGGGTTTTTAGCCTTGTATAAAAGAAATAAAACCCACGCTAAATAGGGTAAATTAATGAATGAAAGATACCCAAAATATTTTTTATTGATTGCGGCAAACCACACCCCAAAACGCCCCACTAACCCGCTATTACCCAGCCATGAAGATAGGGTCAAAAACACTAATAAAACCCCTATGATTAAAGCTAAATAAAGTTTTTTAGATTTCATAAATTACGATTACACATATCTTTAAAGGAGCAATATTCACAATTTTTAATCTCTGAAGTTTTTTTAAAATCAATTTCTTCCTTGAGCTCGGGGATAAGAGAATACACTAAATGATTTATTTTAGCCTGTAAATAAAGCCCATCTTCTTCCACTAACTCGCCCTTCCTCAAATCATAAAAAAAGGCTTTTATAGGCTCTTTATAGCCTAGATTTTTAAGGGCATACGCATAGATAGCCATTTGATAATCGGGGCTGATTTGAGCGATTTCTATGGGGCTTAAGTTTTCTCTTTGTTTTTTACTCATGTTGTCTAATTGCAATTCGCTTTTGAATTTGTAATCTAATAGAATGATCTCATTGTCAGCGCTCTTGTCAATGCGATCGATGCGCCCTTTAAAAAGAACGCCTTCAATGGCCGTTTCAAAGCTTTTTTCAAGATCAAGAATGGTGATTTTTTCACTAAAGCGTTGTTGTTCTTTTTTATAAAAAGCTTGGATTTTTTCAATCGCTACCAAAGTGTCTAAACGCTCTTTAGGGGTGGTGTTTTCTTTTTTTTCTAAGAGCTGGATGAGCCTTTCTTTTAAGAGATTGGGGGATTTATTTTTTTCATAAGCTTCTTTCAATAACTCATGGAGCAAACTGCCTACCGTGCTATTACTTTCATCTTTAGAGCTTTCTCTAAAACGCTTGATATAGTGGTAGTAAAAACGGCGCTTGCAAGCTAAAAAGGTGTTTAATGAGCTAGCGCTAAAGCCAAAACCTTTAGGGATAGTGGCTTTGATGTCTTCTTCTTGATAGTCTTTTAAAGGGCTTGTTGCAAAAAGCGTGTAAGCGTCTTTGATAGGCTTTAAATTCAAATCCAATTCCAAAAGCATGTTGGAGGCTTTTGAAGTTTCGCTCTCTATGTAAGAAAGCACCATTTCTTTAGAGTTTTTAAAGAGTTGGTAGTAATAGTGTTTTTGTAAATTTTTCTTATCCAATAAAGTGGGGAGGTTGAGCGATTTTCTTAAAGCAGAGTTTAAAAACAAATCGCAATCTTTGAGATTAGGCACGCAAGATTCGTTAAAATCCGCAATGACAATTTTATCAAATTGCATGCCCCTTGTCTCTAAAGTGTCCATGACTCGTATTTTACCCCCACTAGAATCATCTAAACGGAAGTTAGCTTCAAATTCTTGCAAATACAAATGCAATAAATCTTTAAAACTATAGTTTTTAAGCGTGTCTTCTAAAAGATGATACTGGTGCATGATTTGAGAATGCGTTTCTTTTAATGATGCTTGTTCTTTAGAGCTTTGTTCTTCTAAAAGCGAGAGCGTGAGATTTTCTAAATCCAATAGAGCAGAAGCGCTCAAACTACCATCATTGTTTTCTGAATCTTCTAAGATTTTTACAAGCTCTGTATAATAAGAGCAATTTTTAGCCCCTAAACCCATAGCGAAATTCAAATTATTGTTTTTGTCTAAAAGCTTTAAAAAAGGCAAAAAATCCGCATTGGGCGTGATGATCGCCATTTTATTAGGATCGTTATCTTTTTGCAAATATTCTTCTATGGTTTGCAAAACTAAAGCGCTTTGTTTTAAATAACTAGAGTTTGCATAAAGCTTTGGCTCTATTTTTTGATCATTAGGGGTTTGAGAAAGGATTTTTTGGGTTTTAAAGTCAATGGAATAATTGCAATCTGTCTCTAATTTGAGGTTTAAAAATTCCAAAAATTTTTGATTGTATTTATCGCAAGATAGGTGTAAAGTGATAGGCACTAACTCCGCCACTTCTAGCAGACATTGCCTTTCAAAAACACTCATAAAGCCGTCTAAATGCCATTCAATGGAGGAAAAATGCTCAAAAAATTCTTTTAAAATAGCGGGCTTTTCTTGCATGATTTTGTCATAAAAGCCTAGTTTTTCTAGCTTTTTGATGTAGCGATCATAAATCATTTCTAAAATTTCTAAATGCTTTTCATAATCCAAGTAAATGTCTTTAGAAGAAAGTTCGTTGAGTTTGATGCAAGCAGAGCTCAATTCATCAAACAAATCAAATAAAAAAGAAGTGCTTTCCAAATACCCTAAAAAGCTGTTTTCAAAAAGCAAAAGCCCTTCAAGGATAGAGCCTTTTTCTTTAGCGATCGTTTTAATAGTGTCTATCATTAAAATTTGGCTCACGCTTTTAGGGATTTTCTTTTTATTAGGGATGTAAAAAGCCTGTTCAAAAAAGCTCCCCATGCTCATCGCATTAGGCAAAAACCCTTCGCCTTGCTCTAAATAGAAATGTTTCAAACGCCTAGTGGAGCTAAAAACAAACAGGGGGGTTTTTTCTAAAAAAAGTTTTTCTAAATGCATGCGTTGAGTAACCTTTTTGCTTGATTAGTAATATTTTCAACGCTAAAGCCAAATTTTTCAAAGAGTTTATCGCCCTTTGCTGAACTCCCAAAAGAATCCATGCAAATGATCTTATCCGCAAAACGATACCACTCTATCGCGCGGCTCGCTTCAATGACTAAAACTTTACCCTTAAAGAGCGTTTTAAGATAGCTTTCATCTTGCTCTATCAACAAATCAAAGCATGGCACGCTGATGACTTGAGTGGGGATATTTTCTCGCTCTAAAATTTTAGCGCTCTCTAGAGCTAAAGAAACCTCACTCCCGCTTGCAACGAGCGTGATCACAGGATTTTTAGAGGGGTGTTTAACATACGCCCCTTTTAAAACCTGCTCTTTAGAGACTTCATCTAGCACGGGTAAATTCTGGCGCGATAAAATAAAAGCGCTAGGGGCATTCAAATTGAGTGCTGCTTGCATGCAAGCGGTATTTTCAAAAGCATCGCTAGGCCTGAAAGCATAGAAATTGGGCAAAGCACGTAAATGGCTCAATTGCTCTATGGGCTGGTGTGTCGCTCCGTCTTCGCCCACACCAATGCTGTCATGCGTGAAAATAAAAAGGGCTTTTAATCGCATTAAAGCGCTCAAACGCATGCTTGGCATTAAATAATCGCTGAACACAAAAAAGGTCGCGCAAAAAGGCACAAACAAGCCATACGCCGCTAAAGCGTTAGTGATAGCCCCCATGGCATGCTCTCTGATCCCAAAATGCAAGTTCTGCCCTAAAGGGAAATCGCTAGAATGTTTTAAATGCGTGTTATTAGAGGGGGCTAAATCCGCACTCCCTCCTAAAAAGCCTTCGCATTCTTTAGCGATAGCGTTTAAAATCATGCCGTTACTCACCCTAGTGGCTAGAGATTCGCCTTGTTTAAAGGTGGGGTAATTAATGCTATTAAAATCAAAATTCTTTAACGCATGGATTTTTTCTTTTATTTTAGGGCTTAAGGATTTTTCCCATAAGGCTTCTAAACTGATACCCCTAACTTTCACCTCTTCAAAATGCATTTTGTTTTTGGGGCTAATTATAAAGCTTTCATTAGGATTGATGCAAGCGTTTTCTTTGGATTGTTTTAACACTTCTTTATTCAAGGGCGAGCCATGCGTTTTTTCACTCCCCTCTAAGCCAATGGCTCCCTTACCAATAATCGTGTGAGCGATTAAAAGCGTGGGTTTGGTGGATTTTTTGGCTGTTTCTAAAGCGTCATGAATGGCTTGATAGTCATGCCCATCGCATTCTAGCACTTCCCAATTTTGCGCTAAAAAGCGCATTTTAACATGTTCGCTAAAACTAATATTAATAGCGCCTTCAATGCTGATTTGGTTACTATCATAAATCACGATGAGGTTATCAAGGCGAAAATGCCCGGCTAAAGAAGCGCTCTCATAGCTAATGCCTTCTTGCAAATCCCCATCCCCACACAAGCAATAGACTTTATGAGAGATCGTTTCTTTATCCAAAAGGTTTTGAGCGTATTGGCTTGCCATGCTAAAGCCCACAGCGTTAGCAAAGCCTTGCCCCAAAGGGCCTGTTGTGATTTCAATGCCTTCGGTGTGGTGCAATTCGGGGTGTCCTGGGGTTTTAGAGTGCAATTGCCTGAACTGCTTTAAATCTTCTAGGCTCAAATCAAAGCCCCACAAATGCAACAAGCTATAAGCTAACGCGCTCGCATGCCCTCCGCTAAAAACCAACCTGTCCCTATTGAGCCATTTAGGGTTGGTGGGGTTGAGATTGAGGTGCAAGCTTAAAACCACCATCACATCAGCCAGCCCCAAGCACACGCCCGGATGCCCGCTATTGGCTTTATCTATCATGTCTGCGCATAAAAAGCGAAGCGTGTTGGCCATGCTTTTTAATCGTTCCAAATCAGCGTTACTCAATTGCATCAAATTTTTCCGTTTTTAAGGTTTTTAAGAGTCATTTTAACACAAATTACCTCAAAATCTCTTTGGCCATTAAGATGTCTTGTTGGATCTGGTTTTTAAGCTCTTTTAAGGAATGAAAATGCATGTTGTCTCGTATTTTTTCAACCCAACGCAAAGCGAGTTCTTGGGGCGGGTTTTCTATGATAGTATCAATTGCATGGCATTCTATGGCGAAGTTTTGATCCGCGCTTAAGCGATTGCCTATAAAACTCACGCTTTTTTGATAGGTTTGATCTTTTATTTTCACCAAACTCGCATACACCCCAAAGCTAGGGAGGATAAAATCTTTGGTTTTTATATTTAAAGTGGGCGCTAATTCTTTATGCCCCAAACCTTGCCCCTTAATGACTTCCCCGCACACTTCATAAGGCCTGCCTAAAAGCTTGTTGGCTAAAGCCAAATCGCCATGATCTAGGGCCAGTCTTATGGTTTTAGAATGCACGCTAATGTTTTGGACTTTCACTTCAGGCACAATAATGCTTTCTTTAAAATGCTCTTTTAAAAATAAAGCGTCATTTTGGCGTTGGTATCCAAACTTGAAATCATAGCCCACCACCAAGCGTTCTAAATTGGGGAATTTCTTTTTTAAAAGTTCTAAAAAATCCAGAGCGTTTAAGCGTGAAATCTCTTCTAAATACACAAAAAATAAAGGCATGTTCACGAGTTTAGCGCGGTATTTTAGGGGGGTTAAATAGCCTTTAGTGTAATGTTTTTTTTCTATGACTAAAAGGGCTTTAGGATCTTTTAATTCTTTAAAAAGAGCCTGATGCCCTAAATGCAAGCCGTCAAATTTACCGATCGCTAAGCTTTTAATTTCAGGCTCGCTTGAAATGGATAAAAAATTCAACATTCCCATTTTTCCCTTTCACTAAACTTTCTTGGATCTTTAAAATCTGAAAACCCTTTGTTTTTAAATGGTTTTTAAAGTTTTCTAAAGCGTTTAAAATGGCTTCTTTATCCATAACCACCCCCTTTTTATTGCGTTTTATTTTTCTGCCCACTTCAAATTGCGGTTTGAAAAGCATCAAAAATTCATTACTTAAAGGCAAAATCGCTTCTAAAATACAATATAAGGAAATAAAGCTCACATCGCAAAGCGCTAAATCTATTTTTTCGGTCGTTTTAAACGCTCTAATGTCGCATTCTTCATAACATTCTATGCGTTTGTCCTTTTTTAAATTTTCATCTAATTGCATTTTCCCCACATCCACGCAAAGCACCTTTTTAGCCCCTTTTAAAAGAGCCATTTCGCTAAAACCCCCCTTGCTCGCTCCCACATCTAAAACAACCTTTTCTTTAAAATCTATCAAGTGGTTTTCTAAAAAAGCCCCTAATTTTTCCCCAGCCCTGCTGATGAATAAATTTGTGGCGATTAATTCAATTTGATCGTTCTCTTTAATGATAAAAGAGGGTTTAGAGATCACTATTTTATTGACTAAAACCTGGTTTTTTAAAATTAGCGCTTTCGCTTTTTCTCTGCTACTCACTAAATGTTGGTCAAATAAGGCGTAATCTAGGCGCATTAAAATTGAGGTAGGGGGACTTGATAAGCGAAATTAAAAACAATCTTGCCTAAACTATAGGCATCAAGTTCTAGTTTAGCTTCTTGCACCGCTAAATAATCTAATTTGTCAAAAGCGAGCAAAAAGGCTCTACTCCACCGGTTCGTGGTTTCTAAAATGCCATCAAATTCATCTCTTATGATTTCTCGCACCCATAAAGGTTCTGAGCCTGTAGGTTTTGTGCCAAAAAGCTCATAAGAGATATAGCCATCATCTATCCAGTCGTTATTTTGCGTGAAAATCTCCACTAAAAAATACTCATGGTCATAGTAAGTGCCGCTATCCACATCGTTTAAATGCGTGGCGATCGCCGTGATGATAGGGACATTATCTTGGGTGATTTCGCCTTTCCTGCTGGCTTGAATCTTTTTTTCTAACACTAAGTCTAGCGTGTAAGTGTCTTCATTAAAATTGCTCACACACCCCAAACAAAAGAATAAAAACACTAGAAGTATTGAGAGATTTTTCAAGCCCATTCCTTGCTAAAACCCCTACCATTTTTAGCTAAAATAAAATCTTTATTATAACTAAAAGGGGGTTTTATGCCAAAACAATGCCGACACTTGCTCCAAACCAGCGATTTGAGTGTAGATGAAATCAAGCTTTTATTAGAAAAAG
This region includes:
- a CDS encoding MFS transporter, yielding MNPQPATKKPLKSLLAASSGNLVEWYDFYAYAFLAPYFAKEFTHTNDPTLALISAFLVFMLGFFMRPLGSLFFGKLGDKKGRKTSMVYSIILMALGSFMLALLPTKEVVGEWAFLFLLLARLLQGFSVGGEYGVVATYLSELGKNGKKGFYGSFQYITLVGGQLLAIFSLFIVENIYTHEQISAFAWRYLFALGGILALLSLFLRNIMEETMDSETAPQKERGSLKELLHHKKALMIVFGLTMGGSLCFYTFTVYLKIFLTNSSSFSPKESSFIMLLALSYFIFLQPLCGMLADRIKRTQMLMVFAIAGLIVTPLVFYGIKHATSVYEALFYEMLALSAMSFYTCIAGVIKAELFPEHVRALGVGLAYAIANALFGGSASYIALEFKQHGFEVGFVGYVMLSIIIFMVMVIIFPKKTYLE
- a CDS encoding PD-(D/E)XK nuclease family protein, which gives rise to MHLEKLFLEKTPLFVFSSTRRLKHFYLEQGEGFLPNAMSMGSFFEQAFYIPNKKKIPKSVSQILMIDTIKTIAKEKGSILEGLLLFENSFLGYLESTSFLFDLFDELSSACIKLNELSSKDIYLDYEKHLEILEMIYDRYIKKLEKLGFYDKIMQEKPAILKEFFEHFSSIEWHLDGFMSVFERQCLLEVAELVPITLHLSCDKYNQKFLEFLNLKLETDCNYSIDFKTQKILSQTPNDQKIEPKLYANSSYLKQSALVLQTIEEYLQKDNDPNKMAIITPNADFLPFLKLLDKNNNLNFAMGLGAKNCSYYTELVKILEDSENNDGSLSASALLDLENLTLSLLEEQSSKEQASLKETHSQIMHQYHLLEDTLKNYSFKDLLHLYLQEFEANFRLDDSSGGKIRVMDTLETRGMQFDKIVIADFNESCVPNLKDCDLFLNSALRKSLNLPTLLDKKNLQKHYYYQLFKNSKEMVLSYIESETSKASNMLLELDLNLKPIKDAYTLFATSPLKDYQEEDIKATIPKGFGFSASSLNTFLACKRRFYYHYIKRFRESSKDESNSTVGSLLHELLKEAYEKNKSPNLLKERLIQLLEKKENTTPKERLDTLVAIEKIQAFYKKEQQRFSEKITILDLEKSFETAIEGVLFKGRIDRIDKSADNEIILLDYKFKSELQLDNMSKKQRENLSPIEIAQISPDYQMAIYAYALKNLGYKEPIKAFFYDLRKGELVEEDGLYLQAKINHLVYSLIPELKEEIDFKKTSEIKNCEYCSFKDMCNRNL
- a CDS encoding DNA translocase FtsK; this translates as MKSKKLYLALIIGVLLVFLTLSSWLGNSGLVGRFGVWFAAINKKYFGYLSFINLPYLAWVLFLLYKAKNPFTEIVLEKTLGHLLGILSLLFLQSSLLNQGEIGNSARLFLRPFIGDFGLYALIILMLVISYLILFKLPPKSVFYPYINKTQNLLKEIYQQCLQAFNLDFTPKKEDFEKTSPDFQKKETQDDKENPKESPKENSSNETLNHNTPNEESFLAIPTPYNTTLNALEPQEGLVQISSHPPTYTIYPKRNRLDDWFNPTTPPLKEPQQETKEREPTPQTFTPITPTTPTHAPSTKNGNQVENPNQKTPTNPPTKDDPQENPKKENIKENIDETPPKENMKENMKENMKENMKENMKENMKEKEPENAPNSHLTPTSAKKPVMVKELSENKEILDGLDYGEVEKPNNYELPTTQLLNAVCLKDTSLDENEIDQKIQDLLSKLRTFKIDGDIIRTYSGPIVTTFEFRPAPNVKVSRILGLSDDLAMTLCAESIRIQAPIKGKDVVGIEIPNSQSQIIYLREVLESELFQKSSSPLTLALGKDIVGNPFITDLKKLPHLLIAGTTGSGKSVGVNAMILSLLYKNPPEQLKLVMIDPKMVEFSIYADIPHLLTPIITDPKKAIGALQSVAKEMEHRYSLMSEYKVKTIDSYNEQAKNNGVEAFPYLIVVIDELADLMMTGGKEAEFPIARIAQMGRASGLHLIVATQRPSVDVVTGLIKTNLPSRVSFRVGTKIDSKVILDTDGAQSLLGRGDMLFTPPGANGLVRLHAPFATEDEIKKIVDFIKAQKEVEYDKDFLLEESRMPLDASSYQGDDMLERAKAVILEKKITSTSFLQRQLKIGYNQAATITDELEAQGFLSPRNAKGNREILQH
- a CDS encoding bifunctional metallophosphatase/5'-nucleotidase, producing MKKLILAIFLALTLSVFAKEVKIVFLETSDIHGRLFSYDYAVGEQKPNNGLTRIATLIKKQRAENKHVILIDSGDLLQGNSAELFNDEPIHPLVRAENDLKFDIRVLGNHEFNFSKSFLEKNIKGFNGDVVNANIIKTADNKSFVKPYLIKNIDGVRVAIVGYLVPHVPTWEASTPEHFAGLEFLSAKEALKKTLKELKGKYDILIGAFHLGREDEKGGDGIPDLAKKFPQFDIIFAGHEHAVYNTKMGKVHTIEPGAYGAYLAKGVVVFDTKTKKKTITTENLSTKDVPEDEELAKKYEYVDQKSKEYANEVVGEVTKTFIDRPDFITGEAKITTMPTAALQETPIITLINKVQKYYAKADVSAAALFNFGANLKKGPFRRKDVAFIYKFTNTLIGVHITGENLLKYMEWSYRFYNQLQLGDLTISFDENIRGYNFDMFSGVKYQVDVTKPAGQRIINPTINGKPIDPKAKYKLAINNYRFGTLSALQLVTNADRYYDSYDELQDGGQIRELIIKYITEEKGAKVTPELEHNWEIVNYNFQNPLLKKLAEKLKEGSLKIPTSKDGRTLNVKSIKESEVE